One window from the genome of Pseudanabaena yagii GIHE-NHR1 encodes:
- a CDS encoding DUF7925 domain-containing protein, protein MHYLRKNIQKLKTSNPSRVTSIPILRYILVTTASIFAAWQLSPLVASSQTVPQTAAGTSIKNTATATYEDPSQPGTTINTTSNTVTVTVAEVAGITVVGNGISDSTPTTPVLPNDVLTYDFLITNTGNDTTKVTIPAPIVTGPATLTGTITYDIDANGDGTPEVVGGTLAQATAAILSPGGTIKVHVPVTVALSATSGAPIKVQLGDTGANDNSAATQNQPVSGTNNVATVDAPDGTTGETTGSPTNGEREVSAFSQILVGATPQAFAAILKTQGTYSNNSTPANFSDDLQTYNLSLRVDSAAPAGASPSLTPTDLVGTSITVTELGGTVTRVLVSDAIPTNTVLNATPTAPTGWTVVYTVTPTTTNANAATWTTTAPATLANTTRVGFINAGPIAKGTTVTGFAFQVKTTGLNATKYLRCRRSE, encoded by the coding sequence ATGCATTATTTGAGAAAGAATATCCAGAAACTAAAAACAAGCAATCCAAGCAGAGTAACTAGCATTCCGATACTCCGTTATATTCTTGTCACAACGGCATCTATCTTTGCCGCTTGGCAGCTTTCTCCCCTAGTCGCATCAAGTCAAACTGTTCCTCAAACCGCAGCTGGTACATCTATAAAAAATACTGCCACTGCAACCTACGAAGATCCAAGTCAGCCTGGGACGACGATTAACACCACCTCAAATACCGTTACTGTAACAGTTGCAGAAGTTGCAGGTATAACCGTTGTCGGTAATGGCATATCTGACTCAACTCCCACTACGCCTGTTCTCCCTAACGATGTCCTGACCTATGACTTCTTAATTACCAACACTGGTAATGACACTACTAAAGTTACCATCCCTGCTCCTATAGTCACAGGTCCTGCAACCCTAACAGGTACAATTACTTATGACATTGATGCTAATGGTGATGGTACACCAGAGGTCGTTGGGGGGACATTAGCCCAAGCAACTGCTGCTATTCTCAGTCCTGGAGGAACCATTAAGGTTCACGTGCCTGTTACTGTTGCGTTAAGTGCTACTTCGGGTGCTCCTATTAAGGTACAACTAGGGGATACAGGGGCAAATGATAATAGTGCAGCTACTCAAAACCAACCAGTTAGTGGTACGAATAATGTTGCGACCGTTGATGCCCCTGATGGTACTACTGGAGAAACGACAGGTTCTCCTACTAATGGGGAGCGTGAGGTAAGTGCATTTAGTCAGATTTTAGTTGGTGCAACACCTCAAGCCTTTGCTGCAATTCTAAAAACTCAAGGTACTTATTCCAATAATAGTACTCCTGCTAATTTCAGTGATGATCTGCAAACATACAATCTTAGTTTGAGAGTAGATAGTGCTGCTCCTGCGGGTGCAAGTCCTTCTCTCACGCCAACAGACCTAGTAGGTACATCAATTACAGTTACTGAACTTGGGGGGACAGTTACAAGAGTCTTGGTGTCTGATGCTATTCCCACAAACACCGTTCTCAATGCTACGCCTACGGCTCCAACAGGCTGGACAGTGGTTTATACCGTTACGCCTACCACCACCAATGCTAACGCTGCAACTTGGACTACTACGGCTCCTGCTACGTTAGCTAATACTACTCGTGTTGGCTTTATTAATGCAGGTCCGATCGCTAAGGGAACAACTGTGACTGGCTTCGCTTTCCAAGTCAAAACCACAGGATTGAATGCTACTAAATACCTCCGATGCAGGCGCAGTGAGTAG
- a CDS encoding beta strand repeat-containing protein encodes MLLNTSDAGAVSSGVYYDACGWLANPSDPGYHTSANVCAGPVADQDTTGDGKVGNTVTTRYRVKVLSTGTGTSSNTLQVNHLINDFSGGSYHYNSDYGSGLGQSLITVVDSTTDLQITKSHNGNFATGANNVYQLQVKNNGPNAARGTLRVVDTLPTGFSYVSASSTDPWTCSAVGQVVTCTNPNTSNFAVGATSTINLTVNVSTSAAAYSLNTATVTSGSPDSNLANNTSSDPTTVIKGTNLVLLKDDSAPDPTEQTFVAGSTATYQLTVKNTSGFDALGPLTIIDTLPTGLTYSSATGTGWTCTANGQNVTCTNPSGLASGDGTTTGISSLSLTVNVLSNVPTSVTNTASLTSGSLDTNPADNTNIQQTNPTTKPVPDLIINKTDNGQSFAVSQNGTYTITVTNQGVAATSGLITITDTLPASFNFVSAASASGSSGWTCTNTTPVLGATITCTNPNPLPTNNSSSILVTVSPTTVTGSPFTNTATVSLPTGEETNTGNNTSSDTTPVLASGGINLNVVKKLTQINGASFTPACTTSGQTDTCTATINPSNTIQYTIDITNNSSGSGDDSNITLTDIVPAEVTNVSWTCDYVDGAGVAGGSTGSPSPEKALGNGGSVNACDPTNTTGTPKYRKTGTGNNISLGTIGLRKSGGKVRFTVNGTIAASGFSGNFSNSATATPSAASGADSNITDNTYTVNAVIKGADLSIAKTSFANFVQGQNATYRLTVTNTGTPNLSTTDLITVTDVLPANLNYVSASSATGSTGWSCTYTSGTRTVTCSNPNILASGATTAIDVIVTPVVTGTSYSVTNNASVTTDGDTNAANNTASVTTTVIVPDPDVRITKTAGTLALGQSGTYTLQVDNIGTTAAIAPIVVTDTLPTGLSYVSGTGTGWICSASGQTVTCTNYANIAAGGSAPALTINVLVGTQTAASITNNASVAQVSGEPAGKLANNATSLVSSVTQAADLSIVKSHSGNFIQGQNASYQLLVTNNGPSSVPSTITVTDSLPNDLEFVPTGSGGGGFTCSAGAAKVNGTPQVVTCTNTAGLVVGTSATINLNVLVRATTATGTITNTATVTSAVSDPVSSNNSSSDPTTISSLQADLKLTKTHFGTFAIGGQGTYTLSVENLGPALATGTLTITDVLPNNLTFASAVGSPWTCSAAGSNPQTVTCTNTNTNGLAFGSITAVNVTVNIGTGTPTGTNSITNTASLNVPAYDNVSANNTASDPTTISGSADLSVTKTSTSAFVVGKQAVYTIKVTNNGASTSVSPITLVDQLPTGLTYASASGTNWTCPASSSIPDITCTYNANLNSGASTSDLTFTVNVVDLTPLVNPLTYTNFASVYGPTPDPNTANNVAQITTNQSVATVSGYKSVNLAVDPDGSVTPSGGDTLTWRVSYANTGLVDLANFQIVDVLDSDTTLARALAAGDITVNAIQATPPSPNTSYTGAGNNNLFASSFTLKAGGVVTVEISVKIAATAVNGQILQNQSTATSTDLPAAGVKTDNIDNTTTGLPTGVTPLASSLSQTQTPTVDPTKVTIVSPIAATPKLLLAKRITAINDVAIAGFVNDGVASSADDDPNWPTPLSDYLRGAINYSNVKPSDRVEYSIYFLVSGNKELTNITICDLVPSNTTFVNGAYNTVGAGSNLDIAFANSATAAPTSPTSYLTGLFDSDRGQFYPANSNPPSTCKKVDGTAISPSDNTDGLVVVNVVSSPATLPHATSIGTPPNSYGFVRFQVKVK; translated from the coding sequence ATGCTACTAAATACCTCCGATGCAGGCGCAGTGAGTAGTGGCGTTTACTATGATGCTTGCGGCTGGTTAGCTAATCCCTCCGATCCCGGATATCACACAAGCGCAAATGTCTGTGCGGGACCAGTTGCCGACCAAGACACCACTGGAGATGGCAAAGTTGGGAATACGGTCACAACCAGATATCGAGTGAAAGTTCTCTCAACGGGCACTGGAACTAGCAGTAATACTCTGCAAGTCAATCACCTGATCAATGACTTCTCAGGAGGTAGCTATCACTATAACTCTGACTATGGTTCAGGCTTAGGTCAATCTTTAATTACAGTGGTTGATAGCACTACAGATTTACAAATTACCAAATCTCATAATGGCAACTTTGCGACTGGCGCTAATAATGTTTATCAGTTGCAAGTTAAAAATAATGGTCCCAATGCTGCCAGAGGAACCTTAAGAGTTGTCGATACATTGCCCACTGGTTTTAGCTATGTTTCTGCAAGTAGCACTGATCCTTGGACTTGTTCGGCAGTTGGACAGGTCGTAACCTGTACCAATCCAAACACCAGTAATTTTGCAGTTGGTGCAACTTCCACTATTAATTTGACGGTCAATGTTTCTACTAGTGCAGCAGCCTATAGCCTCAATACTGCCACCGTCACTAGTGGTAGCCCTGATTCCAACCTCGCGAATAATACATCTAGCGATCCTACGACAGTAATTAAGGGGACAAATTTAGTCTTATTAAAAGATGACTCTGCTCCTGATCCGACGGAGCAAACTTTTGTGGCTGGTTCTACTGCTACCTATCAACTAACTGTCAAAAATACTAGTGGCTTTGATGCATTGGGACCGCTCACAATTATTGACACGCTACCTACAGGGTTAACCTATAGTTCGGCTACAGGAACTGGTTGGACTTGTACTGCCAATGGACAAAATGTCACCTGTACGAATCCCAGTGGATTAGCTAGTGGAGATGGAACCACGACTGGTATTTCTAGCCTCAGCCTTACTGTTAATGTTTTATCTAATGTCCCTACTTCTGTAACCAATACGGCAAGTCTTACTAGCGGCAGTTTAGACACTAATCCTGCTGACAATACCAATATTCAACAAACAAACCCTACTACTAAGCCAGTTCCCGACTTGATCATCAATAAAACCGATAATGGTCAATCTTTTGCTGTCAGTCAAAATGGAACCTACACGATTACTGTCACTAATCAAGGGGTTGCCGCAACTAGTGGGCTAATTACGATAACTGATACTTTACCAGCCAGTTTTAATTTTGTTTCTGCGGCTTCAGCTTCGGGAAGTTCGGGATGGACTTGTACTAATACCACACCAGTTTTAGGCGCAACTATAACCTGTACTAATCCCAATCCCTTGCCGACTAATAACAGTAGCTCGATCTTAGTAACCGTTAGTCCCACAACGGTTACTGGCTCACCATTTACAAATACTGCCACCGTATCCTTACCGACAGGAGAGGAAACTAATACGGGTAACAATACTAGCTCAGATACTACGCCTGTGTTGGCATCTGGCGGCATTAATTTGAATGTTGTGAAAAAGTTGACTCAGATTAATGGAGCTAGTTTTACACCAGCCTGTACGACTTCGGGACAGACTGATACCTGTACTGCCACCATCAATCCTAGTAATACAATTCAATACACTATTGATATTACGAATAATTCCTCTGGTAGTGGTGATGATAGCAACATTACCCTTACGGATATCGTACCTGCTGAAGTTACTAACGTGAGTTGGACTTGTGACTATGTAGATGGTGCTGGCGTAGCTGGGGGAAGTACAGGCAGTCCTAGTCCTGAAAAAGCTTTAGGTAATGGTGGTAGTGTCAATGCTTGCGACCCTACTAATACGACTGGAACTCCTAAATACAGGAAAACTGGTACTGGCAATAATATTAGCCTTGGTACGATTGGTCTGCGAAAGAGTGGTGGTAAGGTTCGCTTTACAGTTAATGGTACGATCGCTGCATCGGGATTTTCTGGCAATTTCTCTAACAGTGCCACAGCGACCCCTTCGGCGGCTTCGGGTGCAGACTCAAATATTACTGATAATACCTACACCGTCAATGCAGTGATCAAAGGTGCAGATTTGAGCATTGCTAAAACGAGTTTTGCCAACTTCGTACAGGGGCAAAATGCAACCTATCGATTAACAGTCACGAATACAGGTACGCCTAATCTTTCGACTACCGACCTCATAACAGTTACTGATGTCTTACCCGCTAACTTAAACTATGTGTCCGCGAGTTCTGCGACGGGAAGTACGGGATGGAGTTGCACTTACACGTCTGGAACGCGAACGGTCACCTGTAGTAATCCCAATATTTTAGCTAGTGGTGCAACAACTGCGATCGATGTCATTGTGACCCCTGTAGTGACGGGTACTTCCTACAGTGTCACTAATAATGCAAGTGTGACTACAGATGGTGACACCAATGCAGCTAATAATACAGCTAGTGTCACGACGACTGTAATCGTTCCTGATCCTGATGTCAGAATCACGAAGACTGCTGGAACTCTTGCATTAGGGCAATCAGGTACTTATACATTGCAAGTCGATAATATTGGCACGACAGCAGCGATCGCACCGATAGTGGTGACAGATACTTTACCCACAGGTTTGAGCTATGTCTCAGGTACAGGTACTGGTTGGATCTGTTCGGCATCTGGGCAGACCGTGACCTGTACGAATTACGCCAATATTGCCGCAGGTGGTTCGGCTCCTGCTCTTACAATTAATGTCCTAGTGGGAACTCAAACTGCGGCAAGTATCACCAACAATGCTAGTGTTGCTCAAGTTTCGGGTGAACCAGCAGGCAAGTTAGCTAATAACGCCACTAGTTTAGTTAGCTCTGTGACTCAGGCAGCAGATTTGTCGATTGTGAAGAGCCACTCTGGGAACTTTATCCAAGGACAAAATGCCAGTTATCAATTACTTGTCACCAATAATGGTCCCTCTTCTGTGCCTAGCACAATCACAGTTACAGACTCATTACCGAATGATTTAGAGTTTGTGCCTACGGGTTCAGGTGGCGGTGGATTCACTTGTAGTGCAGGGGCAGCCAAGGTTAATGGAACTCCCCAAGTTGTTACCTGTACTAATACTGCTGGATTGGTGGTGGGTACGAGTGCCACGATCAATCTGAATGTGTTGGTGCGTGCGACAACAGCCACTGGCACGATTACGAATACCGCAACTGTGACTAGTGCTGTATCTGATCCCGTCAGTAGTAATAATTCCAGCAGCGATCCCACTACGATTAGTTCATTACAAGCTGATCTCAAGTTGACGAAAACTCACTTTGGAACTTTTGCGATCGGTGGTCAGGGAACCTATACCCTCTCCGTTGAGAATCTAGGCCCTGCTCTCGCCACGGGAACTCTCACCATTACCGATGTCCTACCAAACAATCTGACCTTTGCCTCTGCGGTTGGTTCCCCTTGGACTTGTTCAGCCGCAGGCTCCAATCCTCAAACCGTAACTTGTACGAATACCAATACCAATGGATTGGCATTTGGAAGTATCACGGCTGTAAACGTTACGGTGAATATCGGCACAGGAACACCTACAGGTACTAATAGCATTACTAATACTGCTTCGCTGAATGTTCCTGCCTATGACAATGTTTCTGCTAATAATACTGCTAGCGATCCGACAACTATTAGTGGCAGCGCGGATCTGAGTGTCACGAAAACATCTACTAGTGCATTTGTAGTTGGTAAGCAAGCCGTTTATACGATTAAAGTTACGAATAATGGAGCAAGTACATCTGTTTCGCCAATTACTTTGGTAGATCAATTACCTACTGGTCTTACTTATGCTTCTGCTAGCGGCACAAATTGGACTTGTCCAGCTTCTTCTTCTATTCCTGATATCACCTGTACCTACAATGCCAATTTGAATTCGGGAGCAAGCACTAGTGATTTGACTTTTACGGTGAATGTCGTTGATTTAACGCCCTTGGTGAATCCATTAACATATACTAACTTCGCTTCTGTCTATGGACCAACGCCTGACCCAAATACTGCCAATAACGTCGCACAGATCACGACTAATCAAAGTGTTGCAACGGTTTCTGGCTATAAGTCAGTTAATCTTGCCGTTGATCCTGATGGTAGTGTGACACCCTCTGGAGGAGACACCCTGACTTGGCGCGTTTCCTATGCGAATACGGGTCTGGTGGATCTCGCTAACTTCCAAATTGTCGATGTATTAGACTCAGATACGACTTTAGCGAGAGCTTTGGCTGCTGGAGATATCACTGTCAATGCGATCCAAGCAACTCCCCCATCTCCCAATACTAGTTATACAGGTGCGGGTAATAACAATCTCTTTGCTTCTAGTTTTACGTTGAAGGCAGGGGGAGTAGTAACCGTGGAGATTTCTGTCAAGATTGCGGCTACGGCTGTTAATGGTCAGATTCTCCAGAACCAATCTACTGCTACGAGTACTGACTTACCTGCCGCAGGGGTGAAAACGGATAATATAGATAACACAACTACTGGTTTACCTACAGGTGTGACTCCATTAGCTAGTAGTCTTTCGCAAACGCAAACACCAACTGTTGATCCGACCAAAGTTACTATTGTTTCGCCGATCGCTGCTACTCCTAAACTTCTATTAGCTAAGCGAATTACTGCTATTAATGATGTGGCGATCGCAGGTTTTGTGAATGATGGTGTTGCCTCATCTGCTGATGATGATCCTAACTGGCCCACACCACTCTCTGATTATTTGCGAGGAGCTATTAACTACAGCAATGTCAAGCCAAGCGATCGCGTCGAGTACAGCATTTATTTCTTGGTGAGCGGGAATAAAGAGCTTACTAATATCACCATTTGCGATTTAGTTCCTTCTAATACTACCTTCGTGAATGGAGCTTACAATACTGTCGGTGCAGGTAGTAACTTGGATATTGCCTTTGCGAATAGTGCTACGGCGGCTCCGACTAGCCCAACTAGTTATTTGACAGGTTTGTTTGATAGCGATCGAGGGCAGTTTTATCCTGCTAATAGTAATCCTCCAAGTACCTGCAAAAAAGTTGACGGCACTGCCATCAGTCCAAGTGACAACACTGACGGTCTAGTAGTCGTAAATGTGGTTTCTAGTCCTGCAACATTGCCCCACGCAACATCTATAGGAACTCCACCTAATTCCTATGGGTTTGTTCGCTTTCAAGTAAAAGTTAAATAA
- a CDS encoding nicotinate-nucleotide adenylyltransferase, whose product MNIALFGTSADPPSIGHQEILQWLGNHYDRVLVWVSDNPFKTHQASLSDRLKMMDLTIAAIQPPAQTITLHPELSDPRTINTVEKAKQLWQEANFTLVIGGDLVPQLPTWYRAQDLLSQVKLLVVPRQGVTIAKTDIDRLVHMGTEVAIAPDSTSIPNVSSSDYRNNGNSSVIIPTVAAYIQRESLYAWQTSPAP is encoded by the coding sequence ATGAACATCGCTCTTTTTGGAACTAGTGCCGATCCGCCGAGCATCGGACATCAAGAGATCTTGCAGTGGCTGGGTAACCATTATGATCGCGTATTGGTTTGGGTATCGGACAACCCCTTTAAAACCCATCAGGCAAGCCTCAGCGATCGCCTTAAGATGATGGATCTGACCATCGCTGCGATCCAGCCACCAGCCCAAACCATTACCCTGCATCCTGAACTTAGCGATCCGCGCACAATTAACACTGTCGAGAAAGCCAAACAACTTTGGCAAGAGGCAAACTTTACCCTCGTTATCGGTGGCGACCTTGTACCCCAATTGCCGACATGGTATCGCGCCCAAGATTTGCTGAGCCAAGTCAAACTGTTGGTCGTGCCACGGCAGGGCGTAACCATTGCCAAGACAGATATCGATCGCCTTGTGCATATGGGTACTGAAGTGGCGATTGCCCCTGACTCTACCTCGATTCCTAATGTTTCTTCGTCCGACTATCGCAACAATGGTAACAGTTCAGTCATAATACCCACAGTCGCAGCATATATCCAACGAGAGTCGCTTTACGCATGGCAGACAAGTCCCGCCCCATAG
- a CDS encoding NUDIX hydrolase, whose protein sequence is MADKSRPIAPKPLADFKVGVDNVIFSVDTEQNRLLVLLVMRQHEPYRDRWCLPGTLVRQGESLEEAAYRILAEKIRAKNLYLEQLYTFGDIGRDPREAPDSYHVRYLSVSYFALVPFSQAELIADGVCGIAWYPVQQVPELAFDHNRILEYGHRRLCNKLEYSPVAFDVLPEAFTLSDLYQLYTTVLGENFSDYSNFRTKLLKLGFLSDTGIKSSRGAGRPASLYRFDAEAFAPFKDKPMVFI, encoded by the coding sequence ATGGCAGACAAGTCCCGCCCCATAGCCCCTAAACCACTAGCAGACTTCAAAGTCGGTGTCGATAACGTGATCTTTTCTGTAGATACTGAGCAGAATCGTCTATTAGTGCTACTGGTGATGCGCCAACATGAACCCTATCGCGATCGCTGGTGTCTGCCCGGAACCCTCGTGCGTCAAGGTGAATCTCTCGAAGAAGCTGCCTATCGGATTCTTGCTGAAAAAATTCGCGCTAAGAACCTCTATCTCGAACAACTCTACACCTTTGGCGATATTGGACGCGATCCCCGAGAAGCTCCAGATAGTTATCATGTTCGCTATCTCTCTGTCAGTTATTTTGCACTTGTTCCCTTCTCTCAAGCAGAACTAATTGCTGATGGAGTATGTGGAATTGCTTGGTATCCTGTACAGCAGGTTCCCGAACTCGCCTTTGATCACAATCGCATTCTCGAATATGGTCATCGCCGCCTCTGCAATAAGTTGGAATATAGCCCTGTTGCCTTTGATGTTTTGCCTGAAGCCTTTACCCTCAGCGATCTCTATCAGCTATATACGACGGTTCTTGGGGAGAACTTTTCAGACTATTCTAATTTTCGGACTAAATTATTAAAGCTAGGTTTTCTGAGTGATACTGGCATCAAGTCTTCAAGGGGGGCAGGTCGTCCCGCCAGCTTATACCGTTTCGATGCTGAAGCCTTCGCTCCCTTTAAGGACAAACCGATGGTCTTTATTTAA
- a CDS encoding outer membrane protein assembly factor BamB family protein produces the protein MKVIPSKLKLPYSRKLINFGKYFLISLVLLLGLHLVANANNSEVIIQPEWTANLQASTELITNGKQVFIIENQKYSEESRDYSATLFAIHTASGKVQWQQQLPPHQSLGSRKLILENGIIYASHDNGIVGFDPETGSPKTSLKYVEDMGLGGIRDRLMGIHQDIAVYGDSIPIDESSSNLAGYQTKVFAINKEKPLWSYQLPKTNGLIGISAIQPVVQNGILFLPSFHDTSKGRLEQFTVMDVRSGKVLWTWETSSRDPNALWDADILGDTIYTSIFGFSKTQPLGRIRAIDLQTGKEKWSYVITGKVKAVSDREVLVWQSKDNSGGNFVLLDKETGRFLRRFTVTRAYDSEPQHLTWADGRVYIDDMEIKNVTLGFYGSADNNSWIGAFDDKTGKLVWRTPTLMNSHVYYPPLVIAVADKPDKKRLIFASNFLRKEGSSKIQSFFIP, from the coding sequence ATGAAAGTCATACCATCAAAACTGAAATTGCCATATTCTCGAAAATTGATCAATTTTGGGAAATACTTTCTGATTTCCTTGGTGCTACTCCTAGGTTTACATCTAGTCGCTAATGCCAATAACTCTGAAGTCATCATTCAGCCTGAATGGACTGCGAATTTACAAGCGAGTACCGAACTCATTACGAATGGTAAGCAAGTATTTATAATTGAGAACCAGAAGTATAGTGAAGAGTCAAGAGATTATTCGGCAACTTTATTTGCAATTCATACTGCGTCAGGGAAAGTACAATGGCAGCAGCAATTACCACCTCATCAGAGTCTTGGTAGTCGTAAGTTGATTTTAGAGAATGGAATTATATATGCTAGTCATGACAATGGCATTGTGGGATTTGATCCTGAGACTGGTTCTCCTAAAACATCTTTGAAATATGTGGAAGATATGGGGCTTGGTGGTATTCGCGATCGCTTAATGGGAATACATCAGGATATTGCGGTATATGGTGATTCTATCCCAATTGATGAGAGTAGTTCTAATCTCGCAGGCTATCAAACAAAAGTCTTTGCTATCAATAAAGAGAAACCACTTTGGTCATATCAGCTTCCTAAAACTAACGGATTAATTGGCATTTCGGCAATTCAGCCAGTAGTACAGAATGGAATTTTATTTTTGCCTTCCTTTCATGACACGTCCAAAGGTCGGCTTGAACAATTTACAGTGATGGATGTACGATCAGGGAAAGTTTTATGGACTTGGGAAACTTCATCGCGAGATCCTAATGCCTTATGGGATGCCGATATTTTGGGAGATACAATCTATACTTCGATCTTCGGTTTTTCTAAGACGCAGCCATTAGGGCGTATCCGTGCGATCGATCTCCAAACTGGCAAAGAAAAATGGTCGTATGTTATTACTGGCAAAGTTAAAGCCGTTAGCGATCGCGAAGTTTTGGTCTGGCAATCAAAAGATAACTCTGGTGGTAATTTTGTGCTGTTAGATAAGGAAACGGGCAGATTCTTACGCAGATTTACAGTGACCCGTGCCTATGATAGTGAGCCTCAACATTTAACTTGGGCAGATGGACGAGTTTATATAGATGATATGGAAATCAAAAATGTGACTTTGGGCTTTTATGGTTCTGCTGACAACAATAGTTGGATCGGTGCCTTTGACGATAAAACTGGCAAATTAGTATGGCGAACTCCTACTTTGATGAATAGCCATGTTTACTATCCTCCCTTGGTGATTGCTGTAGCCGATAAGCCTGATAAAAAACGTTTGATTTTTGCAAGCAATTTTCTAAGAAAAGAAGGTAGTAGTAAAATTCAATCTTTTTTCATTCCCTAA
- a CDS encoding phosphoribulokinase, with product MSNNPSRVVVIGVAGDSGCGKSTFLGRLKDLFGEEFMTVICLDDYHSLDRKQRKETGITALDPRANNFDLMYEQVKALKEGKSVWKPIYNHETGLIDPPELIAPNKVVVIEGLHPLYDKRVRDLIDFSIYLDLSDEVKVAWKIQRDMAERGHTLADVTQAIAARRPDFDAYIDPQKANADVVIQILPTNLIANDSDRKVLRVRLIQRNDVEGLQPAYLFDEGSTISWIPCGTKLTCSYPGIKLFSGPDSWLGQPASVLEIDGQFDRLEEVVYIENHLSSLSTEYYGELTELLRKHPDYPGSNNGTGLLQVIVGLKMRATFERLTQQTEQHLVAA from the coding sequence ATGAGCAATAATCCCAGCCGTGTTGTTGTGATCGGAGTTGCAGGTGATTCTGGTTGTGGGAAATCCACATTTTTAGGAAGACTCAAGGATCTGTTTGGCGAAGAATTTATGACTGTGATCTGTCTAGATGACTATCACAGCCTCGATCGCAAACAACGCAAGGAAACAGGGATTACTGCCCTTGATCCGCGTGCCAACAATTTTGACTTGATGTATGAACAGGTAAAGGCTCTCAAAGAAGGGAAATCGGTATGGAAACCCATTTACAACCATGAGACAGGACTAATCGATCCACCTGAATTGATTGCACCAAACAAAGTCGTTGTGATCGAAGGTTTGCATCCGCTCTATGACAAGCGTGTTCGCGATTTGATCGATTTCAGCATCTATCTAGATCTCAGCGATGAAGTCAAGGTTGCTTGGAAAATTCAACGGGACATGGCGGAGCGTGGTCATACCCTTGCCGATGTGACACAGGCGATCGCTGCTCGTCGTCCTGATTTTGATGCCTATATCGATCCCCAAAAAGCTAATGCTGATGTGGTGATTCAGATTTTGCCTACCAATCTGATTGCCAATGATAGCGATCGCAAAGTGTTGCGGGTACGTCTGATCCAACGTAACGATGTGGAAGGTTTGCAACCAGCCTATTTATTTGATGAAGGCTCGACCATTTCTTGGATTCCTTGCGGTACAAAACTGACTTGTTCCTACCCTGGAATCAAGCTGTTTTCGGGACCCGATAGCTGGCTCGGTCAGCCCGCAAGTGTCTTGGAAATCGATGGACAATTCGATCGCCTTGAGGAAGTGGTATATATCGAAAACCATCTCAGCAGCTTGAGTACCGAGTACTACGGTGAGTTGACGGAGCTTCTACGCAAACATCCTGACTATCCTGGTTCTAATAATGGCACGGGGCTTTTACAAGTCATCGTCGGATTGAAGATGCGAGCAACCTTTGAGCGTCTCACCCAACAAACTGAACAGCATCTCGTTGCTGCTTAG
- a CDS encoding Rid family detoxifying hydrolase, which yields MSQKEVIRSANAPEPVGPYNQAIAVSATSKLIFMAGQIAIDPAVGKIVATTVEEQAEQVIKNIQAVLAEAGADITNVIKTTVFLADMADFPKVNAIYGKYFLAPFPARSTVQVARLPLDALVEIECIVAI from the coding sequence ATGAGTCAAAAAGAAGTAATCCGTAGCGCCAATGCTCCTGAACCCGTTGGACCTTATAACCAAGCGATCGCTGTTTCGGCAACCAGCAAATTAATTTTCATGGCGGGACAAATTGCGATCGATCCTGCCGTTGGCAAAATTGTGGCGACTACGGTTGAAGAACAAGCTGAACAGGTAATCAAAAATATTCAAGCTGTTCTCGCTGAGGCAGGCGCAGATATTACCAACGTGATTAAAACCACGGTGTTTCTTGCAGATATGGCAGATTTCCCCAAAGTAAATGCGATCTACGGTAAGTATTTTCTTGCTCCATTCCCTGCCCGTTCTACGGTTCAAGTCGCTCGACTTCCCCTCGATGCGCTTGTCGAAATTGAGTGCATTGTTGCTATCTAA